The sequence tttaaaatgaTCGTAAACAAATAAGGACAAATTATAGGGAGCCGCTGGTGGATTTAAAGGGCCCCTGGTCTTTGTGTGTATAATTAAGAAGTATTATTCACAGGCACTACAAAGAGCATCAAGCCCAGTAAAAATGCCCACTGAGGTGGTtcacatttacatactgtagctgtctAATACTGACAAATAATGGAGTTCAACTGTGCTGATGTGGTCCATCATCATTGGGGAAATGTGGTCACACAACCGAAACAACcgaataatttaaaaaaaatagaataaaatactAAACCGACAACTTAAATGTGTTCATTACTCTGTGAAGTTTAGGAATATTAGGATATTATGTGATTAGGGTGTGTAGTGTAGAAGCAAAAAGACTTATTGTGGCAACTTTTATAGTGTGAACAAattaccaaaacaatgaaatagaTTTTGTTGAgccattataaaaaaaatactgatactgtatataaaccGAGGGTTGCTGTTGACATACAGACCTACAGGAAAAAGTCTGTAGAGGGTTTATAGATATGGAAAAAATGCGGAttgtacaaaaaaaactgagattTTTGTGGGCCAGAATGCTTTAAATTATTCTGAAGGCtaaaagatcctctccagacatgttttaagacgtGTGAAAATCCTCAGCTGGGGACAATAAAAAGTGTCTGACaagttttttccacaaaaaatgttcagtaaCCTTGTTCAAAATCCATAAAttgacatctactccttctcccccattgaaaataaagaatctatgaatatttgtttaactgctggacacaagctGTCTCctgtttcactgtaaagtccagtctcagtgtttgtgcgctGGAGGCTTCATCATATTTGTgaaagttgcatactggaccacaactggctgtgatgtcacaaaacatgGTAAAcgctttaaactcagattttcagtgagcacagagaaactttcctcctttaaaagatgaatgttaaaaaaggcctctagtgtcaaactctgcacatacatcattctgcaaacatgtccaactgaaggaacaaggTCATAGACAAATATGACAGTCCCTCCATAAAACGTGCTGCATGCctgtcttttcttcattttcctgtgttttgtctatttACATCCCGCCATGCTtcacttttaaatatatataacagttTATAACTATTAAAACCCTTGTGTCTTTGTCCCAGTGGCCAAATCATCCCCAGAGTGGAGtacacagaggaggaaaaggtcACATGGGGGACGGTGTTCAAGGAGCTGAAGACTCTGTACCCGAGTCACGCCTGCCGCGAGCACAACCGGGTCTTCCCCCTGCTGGAGAAATACTGCGGCTACAGGCAGGACAACGTCCCCCAGCTGGAGGACGTCTCCCGCTTCCTGCAGTGTAAGTCCTGTCTTCATCACCTGTCATCTTCGTCACCTGTCATCTTCATCTGTCATGTGTGCTGCCTCGACTCTGACTCGGAATGATCCTGTGATTTTTATCTTTACTTGTCTGCCTTATTTActtgttaaaattaaaatatattattgtcattattagtCATTCTCTTATTGACTGAGTCATACAGTTAATAATGTGAATGTGGGAAGTAGGTCCTGCTCAAATGCCcaacttcctcttcctccctccctctctcctctcactaACTGCTCTTATTCAACACAACCAAAcactcatcctcctccttcatctctccGCTCCTCCGCTGCAGCGTGCACGGGCTTCCGGCTTCGCCCGGTGGCCGGTCTTCTCTCGTCTCGGGATTTCCTGGCCGGGCTCGCCTTCCGTGTCTTCCATTCCACGCAGTACATTCGCCACAGCTCCAAGCCCACGTACACACCTGAGCCGTGAGTGTCGAGAGTCCATCCTCAACCGTTGAAAGATGGAGAAacactgtatataatataataataataataatattaaagaaaaagagagtTTAAATTGTATTTCTATTATAGGGATATCTGCCATGAGCTGCTGGGTCACGTTCCTCTGTTTGCTGACCCCAGTTTTGCCCAGTTCTCACAGGTAAATAAGCATCTTATCATAGCCAAAAATCTATTAAATATAGCTTAATTTGCttattatatactgtgtgtatatacaaTATCTTTCTAATTATATATCCTGTTACCTCTAAGATCTgtttttgtgctgctgctgctgcaataAAGCATCAATTAAGTGATCTTTTTATCTCCTGAATAGGAAATTGGTCTCGCTTCCCTCGGTGCCCCTGATGAGTACATTGAGAAACTTGCTACTGTGAGTACCGTGtacaaaagaaatattaatattagatGAACTAATCAGCATTTGGCAGCTTCTAATTCTGGTAGATTGTATTGATGTAGGCTGCGTTCATTTATGATTTCATCCTTGTTGCACTAATTTAAGTCGGGTGTGTTTTTCACTTAAATAAGACTGAAACAGGTGCTTCTGAACTTTTCCATTCCTGAATGATAGACTTTGTGTgatgtttaatatttcatttttgggGTCAGGttacccaaatcacaaaaaaaaacagatcttCTCATGTAGCTGTGCTATGgagatagttttggtttcatttgcACAGGTTCTGAGACAcgtgtctctgagatttctgccgCCATGCACACTGTGAACAGTTTCCATtggaaacaaagaaatattcaccatgaaaactgttgacactGAGGTCTGCGGATTATCCATTAATGTCAATGCTTTGAGCATCATTTCTATTGTATTGTGCAGCAAAAGAAATATATGATGGATATTTTCAAACCGCGtcaaataaaaaccaaaactatgtgtttttttgtaatttgggtgaactgatcctttaaatcTTCTCAAGTATTGGGTTTCTGGATTCCAGAGGAGCCTGTTGAATAACCATAGAGCcttgcttttctgtgtttactgAATCGTTGCCTGGGTTCGGTgtataaatcatattttatgaacCTCATGTCTGTCCTCAGGTCTACTGGTTCACAGTGGAGTTTGGCCTGTGTAAGCAGGGCTCAGAGATCAAAGCTTATGGAGCTGGCTTGCTTTCATCGTTTGGAGAGCTGCAggtaaggaggaggaggggggaaggggggggtgACACAATTGTTAGAGTCATAAGCTGCAAGAAAGCAACCTGTACGTCAGTTTCAGTAAACATGGACCCCCCGCAGCTGCGAgataaatgttttgcttttcgccttacctcctgctgactccCCATCTGTTGTTATAACACATTCGCCTTGTTGCACAACCACAGCGGTGCAGGCAGTGGGTTAGTGGTCCACTCAGATTCGGGTTTAATGTGTCACTGGGGGAGTCGGAACGGCGGCCTCGGCTTGCCTGCCCAGCGGGGTTGTGGGTAAAGTGGTTCACTGGGTAAGTGTGGGCAGAGAGAGGATGAACAGCGGGCGCGTTATCCAGGTCATAAGTTACATCAGCCGCTGTCAGGAGAGGATGTGCACTCTGCAGATCCTCACATCAGCAGAAAAGCCGCACCTTGAATCATGCTGCACTTCCTGTTTACTGACGACGCGACGGAAACACAGAGACTCATTGAGAAATCGAAACCTGTACAGTTTATTAAATATCTCATTTCTACACTTTTTTCTTCTAGTACTGCTTGACAGACGAGCCCAAGCTCCAGCCTTTCGACCCAGATAAGACCAGCCTCCAGAAATACCCAATCACAGAGTACCAGCCTGTTTACTTTGTTGCTGAGAGCTTTGAGGATGCCAAAGAGAAAGTGAGGTATGAAATGATGTCTGATTTTAAGCTTTCCTTTTTCTCCTGCAGTGCATTTATATACAGGAAGTTCAGGCTACATGCAAAACCTGTTGAACTCtgatgtctttctctgtctacAGGAAATTTGCAGCCACTATTCCCAGACCTTTCACAGTGCGCTACAACCCCTACACCCAGAGTATTGAAGTGCTGGATAGCACTCAGCAGCTCAGCAACCTGGCAGACAGCATCAATAGTAAATATCAACCCCTACATCAGTTATTTTCACTCATTATCTAAAGCTTTGGTTCCCAACCTAAAATGAAGCAGTGTCTTCCTGTGACACCGTCATGATTGGTTGTTTATAGGTTACAATTAGGTCAACAAAAGAGGTTTTCCCCAGGAAACTGGTTAGCTGTGGTGGTAACACAACCTGATTGTGACTGATTGGGCcgtttgttttttcaaaatttaaactaaaaactCAGAAGTTTCTCTATGAAGCAGATGTACGATGTGATCGATCAATCTGTCACCTGATCCTGACACATCTTGTTACTACACCAAATACTACACACACCAAATATGTGgtatttggtgtgtgtgtgtaacgcCACAGGTTGTTTTCCCTAAAGCTTAATAAGTCTAATATgatattttagagctgcaacgattagttgattaatcgctTAGTTGATCGAtggaaaattaatctgcaactgttttgatgatcgattaatgattttagtctttttttaagaaaaaaatactgaacTTCTTTgatttcaacttctcaaatgtgaatattttctggtttctttagtcctccatgacagcaaactgaatatctttaggttttggactgttggtcagcacaaaacaagatatttgaggattaatcatgaaaataatcgttgtAGTTTCAGCcttattatatttaataaaagtgTAATTATTTCTTCTGATGGGGTAGGTGCTCCTTATATCAGTgaataatagttttattttgaatgatTTATAAGAGGCAATATTATCCAGTtattcacaagaaaaaacaattatagaaatgtcaatatatatatagtatgaaTGTTTTATTAGTCGTTTTGATCATCTAGACACTGATTTTAGGGATTACACATTACATTCACATCACGCTATAGTGTGATTTCCTTTTtacaatttgacatttttccttttatttcagGTGAAATGGGGAAACTGTGCGAAGCCCTGCGGAAGCTGGAGTGACGTATCGTCCGAGCCGAAGCGCTCAGAgaatctcttcttctcttcattgAAACTGTCCTTCATTTATTAAGCTGCTGGTTTGTTGCATTTATGCTTAGCATGCTTGCAAATTAGCTTtctttatattaaaacaaatatacaagTCAAATAATGACAATATTACTGTAATCCAATTAGTAGGAAACATTGTCTATGTATTTTAGTGGCATGTAGCCTGTTACTTATGGACGATAATAAGGAGTTTGTGGCGTCAACAGCCAAAAATTTCGCTGTCAATATTTGTTATTATAATATGCTTTCTCTGAAACAAGAGGGTTTTGTCAATCAACATCTCCTCTGtgattttaatgaatttaaaaccCAATATGTGAACATTTAATTTTGCTTCTTAATATAATGCAAaactttctttttccattttttctatGCATTTTAGAGATATTTTTGTCTCTATAGCTTTCATTTCGCTTGgctaaattaaatattttgtatatgcatgaaatgttttaatgaaacaaataaatagataattCTCCTTTTAGACCatcttctttatttctgttgtcattttttacCTCTATTGGTCATTATTACATAtctattaataatattatacaGAATTATTactgaaagaatgaatgaatggatgtttTTATTATGGTTTCTTGCAAGATACCATAAATTCTAGTAAACCAGATGCAGGATGCTGCTTCAAACAATACAACAAGcccagaaataaagaaaaccaCCTCAAACAACTTTCACAGTCAAACCATCAGACATTCTTGGCTACAACAAAATTATTAAATctctgacaaaaacattttctgtataaATAATGGATAAATCAGAATAAATACTTACTAAATTGCCAGCTTGCCTCCTTTTCCAGACTTCTGAGATGCAGTAAAAATACTTGAAACATTAACAAGCATTCCCATTTTTGGTCTATCTGCACAATATTTCAAGAGTTTGCTGAGCCATTTCATGGAAAACTGACTCTTAAATCATCACCATGTATgtagtagaaaaaaatgtgattactTACCACTCTTCCTGAATAACAGAtatcacagtttgtttttctcctgaatactgatgaaaaatgatatGTTATATAGTACATAAAAGCatcactgtttttaaaatgtattaaaaactaaaatactgATAAATTAAATCAACCAGTCAAACAGCATCAAGTCACCTTTTATAAATAAGATGATGTAATATTTATGCAACCTAATAATGACCTGTTTTGGTTGAGAGCATCTCTGATCCATAATGCTGTTGTGCATCACTGCTAAAATGGGCTATTTTCTTCCTGATAGCACTATTTTTGTCCCTCGAAGAAAATGTATCATCATGACGCAAAACaggccttttaaaaaaaaacaaacgcaCGTGCTGTGCTTGCGCAACTCATCTCCATAAAGCCTTCAGATGACAGGGTATTTAAACCTGTCCGCGGCGCTGATGATGGCACACACACTGGGGGCTCCTGTGACTCTGAAGCCTGACTGGTCCAGCAAATCCCACATAGATGAAGACTGACAGCGTGGTGCAGACTGCGCCGTTTAGCGGGAGGAAGCAGAGTCTGATCGAGGATGCTCGCAGGGAGCGCAGCAGCGGCTCCTCGGGCTCTCCGGGGCCCTCCAGGTACGGAGACAGCTTCGTGTTTGAGGAGAAGGATGGCAGGGTCACCCTGAACGTCCTGTTCGCCCTCAGCAATGAGAAGAACGCAGGATTCTTCAAAACGGGGAAAATATTTGAGGTAAGCGTCAATTACACAGCATTCATACCTTTGACTTATGTAGAACTAGCAATACTGCATTATAAAATTATTCTGttataagtaaaagtcatgTATGTAGGTATATATATAGTGGTACTGAAGTGAATGTAGCAATACCacactataaaaaaaatctgtaacagtcatgtatttataattttaatgaAGCAAATGTAGCAAATACCGCACTTTAAAGAAAATTCAAAGTAAACCTCATATATTTGTAATGTTACTGAAGTAAATGTAACATATACTACACtaaaaatattcttttacaagtaaaagtcatgtaattttacttaaagaaaagtagcaataccacactctaaaaaatattcagttacaagtaaaagtcatgtATTTATAATGTTACTGAAGTAAATGTAACAAATACACTGTAAAAGTAttctgttacaagtaaaagttatgtatttataattttactgaagtaaataTAGCAAAtactacattaaaaatattctgttaCAGGTAAAAGTCATACAATTTTACTTAAAGAAAAAGAGCAAtatcacactgtaaaaaatattgctACAAGTAAGTCATGTATTTATAATTCTACTTAAGTGAAAGTAGAAAatacaacactgtaaaaatgttcagttacaAGTAGAGGTAATGCACAGTATTTATAATGTTTCTTTAGTGAAAGTAGAAAATACTACACTGTAATAATATGGTGTTAGAAGTAAATGTCATGTATTTATtatgttacttaagtaaaagtagcaaatactacattataaaaatattctgttacAAGTAAAGGTCATGTTTCTATAAGGTATTTCAGCTAAAGTAGACAAGTATTagtagaaaaatgtatttacaatgtCTTATGCAGCCCTTGAGTGGtgaattattattactgatgcttTCATGTGCTGTaaattctctgtttctgttaattAGTTAATCATTCTAACTAATGATAGGTAAATAGTTTATAAGATAATcgcatgttttgtttgtaagtTCTGAGAAGTAACTAGTCatctatattattatatctttGAATCATTACTAGTGGTGCATTTAAGGTACTTTGATGTTGTAGTTGGTCGAGTGGATGGTAATGttatactgttgggtagtttaatctatagcaatgcatcatattttataaactgatcatatgttttgtttgttaaatcttaatctgaatAGTATcaatcaaataaatgcagttggGTGAAAAGTAATGAAGTAGAAGTGACTGATGAGTGACAAGATATTATTCAGTCATAGTGAGAAAACATCTTATCAAATGACAGTATTGTGGAAATTGCATCTCCTCGGTGGACCTTGATGTTTAAGAAATGAATACAAGATCATTTCTGGATGTAAGAGtattttttctaacattttttctcattttttttacctttgcaGACGTTTGAAGCTAAACTTCTCCACATTGAAAGTCGACCAGGGAGGAAGTCAAAGAACAGCACAACAGACCTGGAGTTCTTCATGAAGTGTGAAGTTCACAGCTCTGACCTGGATGTTTTCATCAACTCACTGAAAAGAGTGGTCGATGACGTTCGCTCCATCCCAGAGGAAAAAGGCAAGTGCATGATTTTATTATTACGCtttctttttaatattaatgtcaTGCAATGTTATCAGGCCTCATTTATCCAGTGAAAGCTCCTTGTTTGTTAATGCTACTACATGTTAATAACATGCAACCAGGCCTTTTACAAAAGCATTAAttagttctttttttcctcctggcAACGTCACAGTTCCCTGGTTTCCCCGACAGATAAAAGACCTTGACAGATGCAACCTGTTAATAACCAAATTTGATCCGGATATGGACCAGGAACATCCGGTGAGTGTCtccatttttacagtaaaatttcactttcatttcattttgctgtttacTGGTTAGTCATTTTTTATCAATGACCATACAAAAAAATAGCCTATTTATGGGGGTTTGTGTCACATGTCTTTTGCAGGGCTACAGCGACCCAGAATACAGAAAAAGACGTGCTTTCATATCTGAGCTTGCCTTCAGATACAAACAGTGAGTCTAACAGAAAATCACCTCCATAAAACTTTGAAAATCACTCAAATATtctttaataaattaattttgtttgttgcagGGGGGACTCGTTGCCCACTGTGGAGTATACAGCAGAAGAAATATCCACATGGTGAGGATTGACTGCAGAGATTATAGATGCAGATGCATGGTTGGGAATGATTAAAGTACAATAATGTGTTgatgctgtgttgttttgtttaaaggAGGGAGGTTTACCAGAAGCTGCGGACTATCTATCCCAGTCTGGCCTGTCGGCAGTTCCTGGACGGtctgcagcagctggagagagagtGTGGCTATGGAGAGGACCGCATCCCTCAGCTCAGAGAGGTTTCCGCCTTCCTCAAAGGTGACAGAGATGAGGAGATTGAAAAAGTTCAATTAAGAACAGCTTCTACTTTCAAAACACAGCatacaccagatttaaaaaagtAGAATCAAGATGTTTCTGACTTCCTAAAAGGTGACAGAAGTAGGAAAAAGTAGAATTAAGACAGGTTTGTCCACCTGGAACGTAACAAATACTGAAAGAGTATAATCAAGAGAAGTTTCTGGCActctaaaaggaaaaaaaatgattcaatcGACGTTTCTGCTGCCCTAAAATGAGCcagagaaaggaaaaatgaaatcaaGACATGCTTCTGCTATTACAGGTTTTCTACTGAGAGATAAAAAGTCAGACAGATGTTTTTGCTATCCTAAAAGATTGCAGAAATAgaaaagtcaagtcaatttgATCTGTATAGCTCAATattacaaatcacaaatttgcctcagggagctttacaatctgtacaagCTAGACAGGTGTCCATGCTctaccaaaataaacaaatgttagGTGAGAACAGCTGGGCtcaaagcaaaaaagaaatactGACAACAGTCTGATAACAGAATGAGACAAAAGTGCTGAGAAACATCCTGCAATGCCCGAAAGGTGTCAGTGTGGTGATTATTTATCTGATGCGCCATCTTCTATCTGTAAATACTGCATGCATGAACAGTTTGGAAGGCTGCACCTCACAGTTACAGTACAAGTAATCAAAATGTATACTCAGTTATCTGCTACAGCATCTGTagcacacacaggtaacaaaaTGTGAACAACTTGTAAAGTTCATGAGGTCACAAGTCCAAGTTTTCTTCTGTGTGACATGTAAGATGAAAAACAGATCTCAGCGTTTAAACAGTTGATGTTAAACAGTTTCCCGCTCTCAATTATGTCTCTTTACAAAAGTAAAGTTAGCATGAACACAAATATTAGATAATACTAAAGCAACAAAGGGTCATTTCAGCAGTCCAGACATTACATCAACTATCCTTCTATTCATGGACCTGAGATAGTCAGAGATGAAATAGaaagaaggaggaaagagagccAGGAATAGAGATTCAGAAATGGTGAAGAGACAAGATTaccaaatgagaaaaaaaacttgtgaaTTTGTGGCTATTTAAATGCTTCTGTTGGCTTTAGTGTCAGTGTTTgacagtttctctcctctctgctcctctaaGAGAAAACAGGCTTCCTGCTGCGTCCAGTAGCCGGCCTGCTGTCAGCCAGAGATTTCCTCGCCAGTTTGGCCTTCAGGGTGTTTCAGTGCACGCAGTACATCCGTCACCCCTCTGCGCCCATGCACTCCCCTGAGCCGTGAGTCAACCCTTTATTTGGGAACTAACTTATGCATGCTTGTATTCAGCTGCTTTTCCTGTTACTGACTTTCAATTTCCTCTC is a genomic window of Thunnus albacares chromosome 23, fThuAlb1.1, whole genome shotgun sequence containing:
- the pah gene encoding phenylalanine-4-hydroxylase, encoding MDAAYKKINGTYPDADQEPGTTRRRRGSMYLEEETNKKSEVISCIFSLKEEVGALAKALRLFEDKGINLTHIESRPARMKDQYEFFISVDSSCSQALDEVIDGLRTQISGHVHELSRNKQKDTVPWFPNDIQDLDRFANQILSYGSELDADHPGFTDPVYRARRKEFADIAYNYRHGQIIPRVEYTEEEKVTWGTVFKELKTLYPSHACREHNRVFPLLEKYCGYRQDNVPQLEDVSRFLQSCTGFRLRPVAGLLSSRDFLAGLAFRVFHSTQYIRHSSKPTYTPEPDICHELLGHVPLFADPSFAQFSQEIGLASLGAPDEYIEKLATVYWFTVEFGLCKQGSEIKAYGAGLLSSFGELQYCLTDEPKLQPFDPDKTSLQKYPITEYQPVYFVAESFEDAKEKVRKFAATIPRPFTVRYNPYTQSIEVLDSTQQLSNLADSINSEMGKLCEALRKLE
- the th2 gene encoding tyrosine hydroxylase 2, which encodes MKTDSVVQTAPFSGRKQSLIEDARRERSSGSSGSPGPSRYGDSFVFEEKDGRVTLNVLFALSNEKNAGFFKTGKIFETFEAKLLHIESRPGRKSKNSTTDLEFFMKCEVHSSDLDVFINSLKRVVDDVRSIPEEKVPWFPRQIKDLDRCNLLITKFDPDMDQEHPGYSDPEYRKRRAFISELAFRYKQGDSLPTVEYTAEEISTWREVYQKLRTIYPSLACRQFLDGLQQLERECGYGEDRIPQLREVSAFLKEKTGFLLRPVAGLLSARDFLASLAFRVFQCTQYIRHPSAPMHSPEPDCCHELLGHIPMLADKEFAQFSQEIGLASLGASDEDIEKLSTLYWFTVEFGLCKQNGTVKAYGAGLLSSYGELIYALSNEPEYKSFNPEETAVQPYQDQTYQPVYFVSESFEDAKIKLRRYSATIKRPFAVRYDPFTCSMEVLDQPSKIQNALSQMREDLKTLHSALEKLSSS